The Nocardioides ochotonae genome segment GGCCCTCGGGGAGCGGGTTCGGTACGCCGTCGATGGAGACGGTGGGGATCACGGGGGCCTTCTCTCGTGGCTGCGGGCGAGGTGTGCTGTCTCCATGATCCGGGGTGTCGGGGGAGGCGCAACTCGGCAGGCATGGAACATACCCCCTGGGGGTATTGTTCAATCGGGAGCAGACGGGTTCCGACGGCGAAGGCGAACGCTCATGACACACCCGGCGCACCACACACACTCCCCGGCTCACGAGCACCCCGGTGGCGGGTCGCGGGCGATGGCGCTGAGCGCCACCCTCCACTGCCTGACCGGCTGCGTGATCGGTGAGATCGCCGGCCTGGTGATCGGCACCGCGCTCGGCCTGGGCAACGGCTGGACGCTGGTGCTGGCGGTCGCGCTGGCGTTCCTGTTCGGCTACATGCTGTCCACGCTGCCGTTGCTGCGCGCCGGCCTGGGCGTCGGTGCGGCGCTCGCGGTCGTGCTCGCCGCCGACACGCTCTCGATCGCGACCATGGAGGTCGTCGACAACGCGGTGATGGCGCTGGTGCCCGGCGCGATGGACGCGGGCCTGGTCAACAGCGTCTTCTGGCTGGCGATGATGCTCGCCCTCGGTGTCGCCTTCCTGGCCGCCTATCCGGTCAACGTGTTCCTGCTCGCGCGCGGGAAGGGCCACGCCCTCACCCACGGCTTCCATGGCGCCGCCACGCCGAGCGGCGCGCGCCGGCTGATCCCGGTGCTGCCGTCCGGCGCGCTCGCCGCCGTGATCGTGGCGTTCATGCTGGGCGGGCTGCTGGTCTCCGCTGCCGCGGAGCTGGGCGACGAGCCCGACGCCTCGACCGAGGACTCGCGGCAGTCCTGCGAGATCGACGCCGTGTTCCACGAGAGGTTCGGGTGAGTGGAACCGACGTCGCGGGGGATGCTCGCACCATGACCGGAGATCACGCCCGCCGCCACCGCGACCTGGAGGAAGTCGACGAACTTGCCAGCGTCGCCAAAGCCGCCATCGTCTCCTGCGTCGCGTTCCTCGTCGGAATTCCGGCACTGCTGGCCGTCTGGGGCCGGTTCGAGCCTGACGTCGTCGCGCTCGGCCCCTGGCGATCGTCGCCATGGTCGTCGCGCTGATCGCGCTGGGAGGCGGGCTCGCCGCCGCCGCGTGCGGGTCGGCAGCCGACGCGATGCCCCGTGCTGCGCGTGCGTACCGACGGACCGGCCTGGTCGTCGGCTACCTGTCCCTGCTGCTCGTCGTCTCCGAGACCGCTGTGATCGCGCTCGCGGTGATCCTCGGGTACGCCACGGGCTGATCGCCGGCCTGGCTCACCCGCTGCTACTTGAGCAGCTTCGACATCCGCCGGTCGGCGAGCGGCTTGCCGCCGGTCTGGCAGGTGGGGCAGTACTGCAGCGAGGAGTCGGCGAAGGAGACCTCGCGCACCGTGTCGCCGCACACCGGGCAGGGCTTGCCGGTGCGGCCGTGGACGGCGAGGTTGCTCTTCTTCTCGCCCTTCAGCTCGCTCGCGGCCAGGCCCCGGGAGCGCTCGACGGCGGCGCCGATGGTGTCGCGCACCGCGGCGTACAGCGTGGCGAGCTCGGCGTCGTCGAGGCTGTTGGCCGGCTTGTACGGCGACATCCGCGCGGCGTGCAGGATCTCATCGGAGTAGGCGTTGCCGATGCCGGCGATCGTGCCCTGGTGGCGCAGCACGCCCTTGACCTGCTTGCGGCCCTCGCGCTGCAGGATCTCCGCGAGCGCCTCGACGGTGAACTCGTCGCTGAGCGGGTCCGGGCCGAGCGCGGCGATGCCGGGTACGTCGGCGGGGTCGCGCACGACGTACAGCGCCAGGCTCTTGCGGGTGCCGGCCTCGGTGACGTCGAGGCCGGTGTCGTCGTCGAGCACGATGCGCACCGCGAGCGGCGACTTGTTGCTGGCCTTGGGCGGCAGCGCCGGCACCTCCTCGCGCCAGCGCACCCACCCGGCGCGGGCCAGGTGGAGAACGACGTGCAGGCCGGAGGCGTCGATGTCGAGGAACTTGCCGTGCCGGGTGACGTCGTCGACGAGCGTGCCCTCCAGCGCCGAGAGCGGCGGGTCGAAGGTCTTCAGCGCGCTGAACGCGGCCACGTGGACCTTCGTGATGGCGCGCCCGGCCAGCCGGCCCCGCAGGTCCAGGGCCAGCGCCTCCACCTCCGGCAGCTCGGGCACACCGCGAGTGTAGGTGGCGGGCGGGGGAGCGGGGTGGTGTCTGCGGGGTGCGACAAACCGCTTGTAACGCGGGGTTATTGACGCTGCACACACCGCATGCAGCGTGTGCAGCGTCAATAACCCCGCGTTACAGCTGGCCGCGGGCCCGCAGAACACGCCGATCCGACTCGCTACCCAAATCTAGGACCGCGCCTAGACACCCCGATACGGTCAGATCGTGGACCCGATCAGGAACCCCTACGCCCCCGGCGCCGGCCAGCGCCCGCCCGAGCTGGCCGGTCGCGACGACCAGGTGCGCGCCTTCGACGTCGTCCTGGAGCGGGTCGCGCGGGGGCGCCCGGAGCGCTCGCTGGTGCTGACCGGGCTGCGCGGGGTCGGCAAGACGGTCCTGCTCAACGCGCTGCGCTCCCAGGCGGTCCGCAAGGGCTGGGGGACCGGCAAGCTGGAGGCGCGCCCCGAGCAGGGCCTGCGCCGGCCGCTGTCCTCGGCGCTGCACCAGGCGGTCCGCGAGCTCGGCCACCCGGTGGGCGAGGAGTCCGACCACGTGCTCGGCGTGCTGCGCGCCTTCGCCCAGCGTGAGGCCGGGCCGGGCGCCAAGCTGCGCGAGCAGTGGAGCCCCGGCATCGACGTACCCCCGGCGCGCGGCCGCGCCGACTCCGGCGACATCGAGATCGACCTCGTCGAGCTCTTCACCGACCTCGGCGGGCTGGCCGGCGACACCGGCCGCGGGATCGCGGTGTTCATCGACGAGATGCAGGACCTCGGCCCCGACGACGTCTCCGCGCTCTGCGCGGCGTGCCACGAGCTGAGCCAGTCCGGGCTCCCGGTGATCGTGGTCGGCGCCGGGCTGCCGCACCTGCCGGCGGTGCTCTCGGCCAGCAAGTCCTACTCCGAGCGGCTCTTCTCCTACCAGCGCATCGACCGGCTGGCCCGCGAGGAGGCCGACCGCGCGCTCAGCTCGCCGGCGATGGAGGAGGACGCGGTCTACACCGAGGGCGCGCTCGAGGCGATGTACGCCGCCACCGGCGGCTACCCCTATTTCATCCAGGCCTACGGCAAGGCGGTCTGGGACCACGCCCCGCGCAGCCCGATCACCGCCGAGGACGTCGCGGTCGCCGCGCCCGAGGCCGAGCGCGAGCTGGCGGTGGGCTTCTTCGGCTCCCGCTACGAGCGTGCCACCCCCGGCGAGCGCGACTACCTGCGTGCGATGGCCGACGCGGCCGGCGAGGACGCCGACGTGGTGGGCTCGGTGGCCACCGCCGACGTCGCGGGCGTGCTCGGCAAGCGGCCGCAGTCGCTGTCCCCGGCGCGCGACGCGCTGCTCAAGAAGGGGCTGATCTATTCGGGGGAGCGCGGCCGGATCGCGTTCACCGTGCCCCACTTCGGGCGCTACCTGCGCGAGCAGGCCTGAGCCCGGCACGGCACGATGGTCGCCATGCGTCCCCAGGTCGTCGCCCACCGGGGCGCGAGCCACGAGCAGGCCGAGCACACCCTCGCGGCGTACGTCGCCGCCCTCGACGCCG includes the following:
- a CDS encoding Fpg/Nei family DNA glycosylase; amino-acid sequence: MPELPEVEALALDLRGRLAGRAITKVHVAAFSALKTFDPPLSALEGTLVDDVTRHGKFLDIDASGLHVVLHLARAGWVRWREEVPALPPKASNKSPLAVRIVLDDDTGLDVTEAGTRKSLALYVVRDPADVPGIAALGPDPLSDEFTVEALAEILQREGRKQVKGVLRHQGTIAGIGNAYSDEILHAARMSPYKPANSLDDAELATLYAAVRDTIGAAVERSRGLAASELKGEKKSNLAVHGRTGKPCPVCGDTVREVSFADSSLQYCPTCQTGGKPLADRRMSKLLK
- a CDS encoding ATP-binding protein; this translates as MDPIRNPYAPGAGQRPPELAGRDDQVRAFDVVLERVARGRPERSLVLTGLRGVGKTVLLNALRSQAVRKGWGTGKLEARPEQGLRRPLSSALHQAVRELGHPVGEESDHVLGVLRAFAQREAGPGAKLREQWSPGIDVPPARGRADSGDIEIDLVELFTDLGGLAGDTGRGIAVFIDEMQDLGPDDVSALCAACHELSQSGLPVIVVGAGLPHLPAVLSASKSYSERLFSYQRIDRLAREEADRALSSPAMEEDAVYTEGALEAMYAATGGYPYFIQAYGKAVWDHAPRSPITAEDVAVAAPEAERELAVGFFGSRYERATPGERDYLRAMADAAGEDADVVGSVATADVAGVLGKRPQSLSPARDALLKKGLIYSGERGRIAFTVPHFGRYLREQA
- a CDS encoding DUF4396 domain-containing protein; this translates as MTHPAHHTHSPAHEHPGGGSRAMALSATLHCLTGCVIGEIAGLVIGTALGLGNGWTLVLAVALAFLFGYMLSTLPLLRAGLGVGAALAVVLAADTLSIATMEVVDNAVMALVPGAMDAGLVNSVFWLAMMLALGVAFLAAYPVNVFLLARGKGHALTHGFHGAATPSGARRLIPVLPSGALAAVIVAFMLGGLLVSAAAELGDEPDASTEDSRQSCEIDAVFHERFG